From one Enterococcus sp. DIV2402 genomic stretch:
- a CDS encoding 3D domain-containing protein, with amino-acid sequence MKAKKFLATCLLGMTVTAPLAVSAESLESLDKKEEVLLQKSETISADVQLALQDVNQKYQEVEELKDKIAKNEVILASTKEEMKATEEKIAQRKQLVADRLRTLQLNRASENKLMLLLQASSIQEFVSGVYAISVLQTAEKDALDELDAEVAKLQELEVTATTTQKELETSEHALVTEANDLDSKINDLQDQLSDNQDALQSVAQSKYVENERLKAEVERKAAEKREAEQARQAEEAKAQQEKEAAESQAKETQTEEKQETTVESETSSEDTSANTTAEQPVQTEKSTNTTIESETKVETPKPETPKQETNIQPEETQSTGRVLYMESTAYSYAEAGASFYTASGLDLRQNPQAVAVDTSVIPLGTLVEVEGYGVAIAADTGGAIKGNIIDVHFKTPEECLQWGRRYNVKVTILQ; translated from the coding sequence GTGAAAGCGAAGAAATTTTTAGCAACTTGTTTGTTGGGAATGACTGTTACAGCGCCATTAGCAGTAAGTGCTGAGTCACTAGAATCTTTGGATAAAAAAGAAGAAGTACTTCTACAAAAAAGTGAAACAATTAGTGCTGATGTCCAATTAGCATTGCAAGATGTTAATCAGAAGTATCAAGAAGTAGAAGAACTGAAAGATAAAATAGCTAAAAATGAAGTGATTTTAGCATCCACAAAAGAAGAAATGAAAGCAACAGAAGAAAAAATTGCACAAAGAAAACAGCTCGTTGCGGATCGTTTACGAACGTTGCAGTTGAATCGAGCATCAGAAAATAAGTTGATGTTATTACTACAGGCTTCAAGTATTCAAGAATTTGTTAGTGGGGTGTATGCCATTTCTGTCTTGCAGACAGCTGAAAAAGATGCCCTAGATGAATTAGATGCAGAGGTAGCTAAATTACAAGAATTAGAAGTAACAGCCACCACTACACAAAAAGAACTTGAAACTAGTGAGCATGCCTTAGTGACTGAAGCAAATGATTTAGATTCAAAAATCAATGATTTGCAAGATCAACTTTCCGATAATCAAGACGCCTTACAATCTGTAGCTCAAAGTAAATATGTTGAGAACGAACGTCTAAAAGCAGAAGTGGAACGTAAAGCAGCCGAAAAGCGTGAAGCAGAGCAAGCGCGTCAAGCAGAAGAAGCCAAAGCTCAGCAAGAAAAAGAAGCAGCTGAAAGCCAAGCTAAAGAAACACAAACCGAAGAAAAACAAGAAACAACCGTTGAATCTGAAACCAGTTCTGAAGACACAAGTGCAAATACAACAGCAGAACAACCAGTGCAAACTGAAAAATCAACGAATACAACAATAGAATCTGAAACAAAAGTAGAAACACCCAAACCAGAAACGCCGAAACAAGAGACAAATATACAACCTGAAGAAACACAATCAACTGGTCGTGTATTATATATGGAATCCACAGCATATTCTTATGCGGAAGCTGGCGCAAGTTTCTATACAGCTTCTGGATTAGATCTAAGACAAAATCCACAAGCTGTTGCAGTTGACACGAGCGTTATTCCACTAGGAACCTTAGTAGAAGTAGAAGGATACGGTGTAGCAATTGCAGCTGATACAGGTGGGGCAATCAAAGGCAATATCATCGATGTTCACTTTAAAACTCCTGAAGAATGTCTTCAATGGGGACGCCGCTACAACGTCAAAGTCACGATTCTTCAATAA
- a CDS encoding CpsD/CapB family tyrosine-protein kinase, giving the protein MARKERKEQQTNPVSLITLVDPSSPVSEQYRTIRTNIQFASSIDHKLQTLVITSSGPSEGKSTTSANLAVVFAKSGQKVLLIDADMRKPTVFKTFQLTNEVGLSTVLSTGENVGDAAQQTSIENLSVLTSGPKPPNPSELLGSMRMDQVIQEARNLYDIIIFDMPPVVAVTDAQIMASKVDGTLLVIRENVTKKESVTKAKELLHIVNARVLGVVYNGAEQSKDQGYYYYSS; this is encoded by the coding sequence ATGGCAAGAAAAGAACGTAAAGAACAACAAACTAATCCAGTAAGCTTAATTACTCTAGTAGATCCTTCATCACCAGTTTCAGAACAATATCGTACAATTCGAACAAATATTCAATTTGCCTCATCAATTGATCATAAATTACAAACATTAGTAATTACTTCCTCAGGACCAAGTGAGGGGAAATCAACAACTTCGGCAAATTTAGCAGTTGTCTTTGCTAAATCTGGTCAAAAAGTATTACTAATAGACGCAGACATGAGAAAACCTACAGTTTTTAAAACTTTTCAATTAACTAATGAAGTGGGGTTAAGCACTGTACTAAGTACAGGTGAAAATGTAGGTGATGCAGCTCAACAAACAAGTATTGAGAATTTGTCAGTATTGACTAGCGGACCAAAGCCACCTAACCCATCAGAATTATTGGGTTCCATGCGTATGGATCAAGTTATTCAAGAAGCAAGAAACTTATACGATATTATTATTTTTGATATGCCACCTGTGGTTGCAGTAACAGATGCTCAAATTATGGCATCGAAAGTAGATGGAACGTTATTAGTGATACGGGAAAATGTAACAAAAAAAGAATCTGTTACTAAAGCAAAAGAACTATTGCATATAGTAAATGCTCGAGTATTAGGTGTTGTATACAATGGTGCGGAACAAAGTAAAGATCAAGGATATTATTATTATTCTAGTTAA
- a CDS encoding LCP family protein → MSRRSRRSSRGKKIFLTIFAIVAALVVIAAGVGAKLYFDLSGSIKQTYESVERKNEETKKRQQPVDLNKKEPFSVLLLGIDTGDLGRTEQGRSDTLMVATVNPNDNKTTLVSIPRDTYVDIVGYGTQDKINHAYAFGGAAMSMDTVEKYLDIPIDHYVSINMMGIKELVDAVGGVDVNNDLEFDLSGNHYAFGPIHLNGEEVLGYLRMRYDDPRGDYGRQLRQRAVVEAVVKKVLTLDGVTQYRNILDAMEGNMKTDMSFNDMQKIALDYRGAFTTMDQLQMQGDGFMQDGVSYQRVSEDELNSVQNKLKKQLDTK, encoded by the coding sequence ATGTCGCGAAGAAGTCGACGCAGTTCAAGAGGAAAAAAAATCTTTTTAACAATTTTTGCAATCGTTGCTGCGCTAGTTGTGATTGCAGCTGGTGTAGGTGCTAAATTGTACTTTGATTTATCAGGCTCAATTAAACAAACATACGAATCTGTTGAGCGGAAAAATGAAGAAACCAAGAAACGTCAACAACCAGTCGATTTAAACAAAAAAGAGCCATTTAGTGTATTGTTACTAGGAATTGATACTGGTGACTTAGGACGAACGGAACAAGGTCGCTCAGATACCTTGATGGTAGCCACAGTGAATCCAAATGATAACAAAACAACCTTAGTAAGTATTCCCCGTGATACCTATGTTGATATCGTTGGTTATGGCACACAAGATAAAATTAACCACGCTTATGCATTCGGTGGAGCAGCAATGTCTATGGATACTGTTGAGAAATATCTAGATATTCCAATTGACCATTATGTTTCAATTAATATGATGGGAATTAAAGAGTTAGTAGATGCTGTCGGTGGCGTGGATGTTAATAATGATTTGGAATTTGATTTAAGTGGAAATCATTATGCCTTTGGTCCTATCCATCTGAATGGTGAAGAAGTACTAGGCTATTTACGTATGCGGTATGATGACCCACGCGGTGATTATGGACGCCAACTACGTCAAAGAGCTGTTGTTGAAGCGGTTGTTAAAAAAGTTTTAACTTTAGATGGTGTTACTCAATATCGTAATATTCTTGATGCAATGGAAGGGAATATGAAAACTGATATGAGTTTTAATGATATGCAAAAAATTGCTTTGGATTATCGTGGTGCATTTACGACCATGGATCAATTGCAAATGCAAGGGGATGGCTTTATGCAAGATGGCGTATCTTATCAGCGTGTCAGTGAAGATGAATTGAATTCTGTTCAAAATAAATTGAAAAAACAATTAGATACAAAGTAA
- a CDS encoding ABC transporter ATP-binding protein, which translates to MFRLLHYAKNYRKQIFLGPFFKFLEAIFELILPLLMAILVDEGIQKNNWSKVMEMMIWMVVMSIVGLLCAVICQYFASYASQGFGTELRNQLMKKINQLSHQELNQFGTDTLITRTTNDVNQLQVALAMLIRLVVRAPFLSIGAVVMSFYIDWQIGLVFLLMLPLFCFVLFFIIAKSVPLYKFVQRQLDHVNELVSQNLSGVRVIRAFARRQTEIKRFDDSTDELSKVYLRVTNLSALLTPATTLILNIGVLAIFYIGGFKVNIGHLQQGQILALVNYMNQMLLALIVVSNLVVLFTRAAASASRINEVLDVESSIQSVQTTETSTNDGSISFEQVDFRFAPEFGLALENINFTIPSNTTIGITGPTGSGKTALTQLIPRFYDVAAGSVKVGNKDVREWELNALRKTIAMVPQTAVLFTGTIRDNLHWGKNNATDEECWEALELAQSRDFVEALPDGLDTMIFEGGKNFSGGQKQRLTIARALIAKPEILILDDSLSALDYQTDLNLRQALKTLNGTVIIISQRIRSIQDAQQIFVMDAGKLVAKGTHEQLLQTSQEYQEIVESQEEGIE; encoded by the coding sequence ATGTTTCGTTTATTACATTATGCTAAAAATTATCGAAAACAAATTTTTCTCGGTCCCTTTTTCAAATTTTTAGAAGCAATTTTTGAGCTTATTTTACCATTATTAATGGCAATTTTAGTGGATGAAGGGATTCAGAAAAACAATTGGTCCAAAGTGATGGAAATGATGATTTGGATGGTTGTCATGTCGATAGTTGGATTATTGTGCGCAGTAATTTGTCAATATTTTGCCTCGTATGCGTCACAAGGATTTGGAACAGAATTACGTAATCAATTGATGAAAAAAATCAATCAACTGTCACATCAAGAGTTGAATCAGTTTGGAACAGATACATTGATTACTCGTACAACCAACGATGTGAATCAATTGCAAGTTGCTCTAGCGATGCTTATTCGTTTGGTAGTACGGGCACCCTTTCTCAGTATCGGTGCTGTTGTTATGTCGTTTTATATTGATTGGCAAATTGGTCTGGTTTTCTTATTGATGTTGCCGCTGTTTTGTTTCGTTTTATTTTTTATTATTGCAAAATCTGTCCCGCTATACAAATTTGTCCAACGTCAATTGGATCATGTTAACGAATTGGTTAGCCAAAACTTAAGTGGTGTACGAGTGATTCGTGCCTTTGCCCGTCGTCAAACAGAAATCAAACGTTTTGATGACTCTACGGACGAATTATCTAAAGTTTATTTGCGCGTAACAAATCTTTCTGCATTGCTGACGCCTGCTACAACTTTAATTTTAAATATTGGTGTTTTAGCCATTTTTTACATTGGGGGCTTTAAAGTAAATATCGGTCATTTGCAACAAGGTCAAATTTTGGCATTGGTTAATTATATGAATCAAATGTTATTAGCGTTAATTGTCGTTTCCAATTTGGTCGTTCTTTTCACACGAGCGGCGGCTTCGGCAAGTCGTATTAATGAAGTCTTAGATGTTGAATCCTCTATTCAATCAGTTCAAACCACGGAAACTTCTACGAATGATGGCAGTATTTCGTTCGAACAGGTTGATTTCCGCTTTGCTCCTGAATTTGGTTTAGCTTTAGAAAATATTAACTTCACGATTCCAAGCAACACAACGATTGGCATCACTGGCCCCACTGGTAGTGGAAAAACAGCTTTAACTCAGTTGATTCCTCGCTTTTATGATGTTGCTGCGGGTTCGGTAAAGGTTGGCAATAAAGATGTTCGTGAGTGGGAGTTGAATGCTTTACGAAAAACAATTGCCATGGTTCCTCAAACAGCAGTCCTATTCACTGGAACGATTCGAGATAATTTACATTGGGGAAAAAACAACGCTACAGATGAAGAATGTTGGGAAGCATTAGAGCTCGCACAATCACGTGATTTTGTCGAAGCCTTGCCTGATGGATTGGATACGATGATTTTTGAAGGTGGAAAAAATTTCTCTGGTGGACAAAAGCAACGGTTGACCATTGCGCGAGCATTAATTGCTAAACCAGAAATTTTAATTTTGGATGATTCCTTGAGTGCGTTAGATTATCAAACAGACTTAAATTTGCGTCAAGCATTGAAAACACTTAATGGGACAGTTATCATTATTTCCCAACGAATTCGTTCAATCCAAGATGCGCAACAAATTTTTGTAATGGATGCAGGGAAATTAGTGGCTAAAGGAACTCATGAACAGTTGCTACAGACATCGCAAGAATACCAAGAAATTGTCGAATCACAAGAGGAGGGAATCGAATGA
- a CDS encoding YveK family protein — protein sequence MEETVSLKEIFEVLKKHIALIIVSMFIGVGLAGAITFFVITPQYSSRAQLIVTLPQNENTNSNLNDVNYNLQMLNTYKDIIKEGDALALQVQERLEQDFDIVLTSTQIKEILEVTQSQNSQMFSISATSPKAIDAEHIANTAAEVFQETVKDVLTNVDKITIVSKATASSTPVSPNNKLNLAIGLLLGLIVGVGLAFLMQLLDRTVKDSRFVTDNLEFTILGTVPQMTQKEINATTQKMPKKSIKKVERDETATRRSRSRV from the coding sequence ATGGAAGAAACGGTTAGTTTAAAAGAAATTTTTGAAGTTTTGAAGAAGCATATTGCTCTGATAATTGTTAGTATGTTTATTGGTGTAGGTTTAGCAGGTGCGATTACATTTTTTGTAATTACTCCTCAGTATAGTTCGCGTGCACAGTTAATTGTTACATTACCTCAAAATGAAAATACAAACAGTAATTTAAACGATGTCAATTATAATTTGCAGATGCTAAATACCTATAAAGATATCATTAAAGAAGGAGATGCTTTAGCACTACAAGTACAAGAGAGGTTAGAGCAAGATTTTGATATTGTATTAACTTCAACTCAAATTAAAGAAATTTTAGAAGTGACACAATCTCAAAATTCACAAATGTTTTCAATTTCAGCAACAAGTCCAAAAGCCATTGATGCAGAGCACATTGCGAATACAGCAGCTGAAGTCTTTCAGGAGACAGTGAAGGATGTTTTGACAAATGTAGATAAAATTACGATTGTCTCAAAAGCAACTGCAAGTTCAACGCCAGTATCCCCAAATAATAAATTAAATTTAGCTATTGGTTTGTTATTGGGTTTAATTGTAGGAGTTGGATTAGCATTCTTAATGCAATTATTAGATAGAACAGTTAAAGATAGTCGTTTTGTAACAGATAATTTAGAATTTACTATTTTAGGTACTGTACCACAAATGACTCAAAAAGAAATTAATGCAACAACACAAAAAATGCCTAAGAAGTCAATAAAAAAAGTGGAAAGAGATGAAACTGCTACTAGACGTAGCCGTTCACGTGTGTAG
- a CDS encoding tyrosine-protein phosphatase — translation MIDLHCHILPGIDDGAENIEDSIAMAEKAISQGITHILCTPHHNNGRYENTKESVIHSVSLLQAELDKRNLNLTLLEGQEVRITGDLIEEINQNRILFTDLDDTYILIEFPTMDIPAYTEQIFFELRALGKIPVIVHPERNVKFREDPNLLIPFLEMGCLAQLTAPSIVGTFGKSIRKTSIEMVKYNLVQMVASDAHGVKKRTFYMDEAYKIIEKEFGMEKVKQMQQVTKDLVNGDTINYPVYQEVKKKKFGLF, via the coding sequence ATGATTGATTTACATTGCCATATTTTACCAGGAATCGATGATGGAGCAGAAAACATAGAAGATAGTATTGCGATGGCTGAAAAAGCTATTAGTCAAGGTATTACTCATATTTTATGTACACCACATCATAATAATGGTCGATATGAAAACACAAAAGAATCAGTCATTCATTCGGTTTCATTATTACAAGCTGAATTAGATAAACGTAATTTAAACTTGACTTTATTAGAAGGACAAGAAGTCCGAATCACTGGAGATTTGATTGAGGAAATTAATCAAAATCGAATCCTCTTTACTGATTTGGATGATACATATATATTAATTGAATTCCCAACAATGGATATACCTGCATATACTGAGCAAATTTTCTTTGAATTACGTGCACTAGGTAAAATACCAGTGATTGTTCACCCAGAGCGAAATGTGAAATTTAGAGAAGATCCTAATTTATTAATCCCTTTTTTAGAAATGGGATGCTTAGCACAATTGACTGCTCCAAGTATCGTAGGAACATTTGGTAAATCAATACGAAAAACATCAATAGAAATGGTAAAATATAATTTAGTACAAATGGTTGCTTCAGATGCGCATGGAGTTAAGAAAAGAACTTTTTATATGGATGAAGCATATAAAATAATTGAAAAAGAATTTGGAATGGAAAAAGTGAAACAAATGCAACAAGTGACTAAAGATTTAGTCAACGGGGATACAATCAATTATCCTGTATATCAAGAAGTGAAAAAGAAAAAATTTGGTTTGTTTTAG
- a CDS encoding sugar transferase: MGENIQSSKKLEELSIRDTSNIINPKIIEKKYFYLFVKRLIDIIGSTLGLVLLTPLFLVIAILMKKEEPTGPIFFSQIRVGKYEKNFKMFKFRSMCVDAEEKLAELLQHNEVEGAMFKMKDDPRVTRVGKFIRKTSIDELPQLWNVLKGDMSLVGPRPPLLREVVEYTEYDKQRLLVKPGCTGLWQVSGRNEVGFDEMVELDITYIKNLSLRNDITIILKTVGIMIKPNSAY, from the coding sequence ATGGGGGAAAATATTCAATCTTCTAAAAAATTAGAGGAATTATCAATTAGAGATACGAGTAATATTATTAATCCAAAAATCATTGAAAAAAAATATTTTTATTTATTTGTCAAACGATTGATAGATATTATAGGAAGTACGTTGGGATTGGTTTTATTAACACCTTTATTTTTAGTTATTGCTATTTTAATGAAAAAAGAAGAGCCAACAGGACCGATCTTCTTTTCACAAATTAGAGTAGGAAAGTATGAAAAAAATTTTAAAATGTTCAAATTTCGATCAATGTGTGTAGATGCCGAAGAAAAACTAGCAGAATTACTACAACATAATGAAGTAGAAGGTGCAATGTTTAAAATGAAAGATGATCCTCGTGTGACAAGAGTAGGGAAATTTATTCGTAAAACGAGTATTGACGAATTACCACAACTTTGGAATGTCTTAAAAGGAGATATGAGTTTAGTAGGGCCTAGACCACCCTTGTTAAGAGAAGTGGTAGAATATACTGAATATGATAAACAAAGATTACTAGTTAAACCAGGATGTACTGGATTATGGCAAGTTAGTGGTAGAAATGAGGTTGGTTTTGATGAGATGGTTGAATTAGATATTACATATATAAAAAATTTAAGTTTGCGGAATGATATAACTATTATTTTGAAGACAGTTGGAATAATGATTAAACCTAATAGTGCATACTAA